Proteins from one Malaya genurostris strain Urasoe2022 chromosome 2, Malgen_1.1, whole genome shotgun sequence genomic window:
- the LOC131428967 gene encoding uncharacterized protein LOC131428967 has translation MLGELAEVNPIVKDSLLNAARRPAARRYHPATMKFAAGVYLNGPRTYRYIRNSKQIMLPHKNSVYNFNRNIRLKPGLDGAILNRMKTKTKWLRTKQNKLVMICLDGMSVKSELTYCAKSDTFYGFSDYGTVKKVERNDPTKLATEAVVIMVSGIYSRFKQVCKMIIYSTCFVLILVP, from the coding sequence ATGCTCGGGGAATTGGCCGAGGTTAATCCCATAGTAAAAGATTCATTGCTAAATGCAGCACGACGCCCAGCGGCTCGTCGTTATCATCCAGCTACGATGAAATTCGCAGCTGGAGTGTATCTAAACGGACCTCGTACTTACCGGTATATAAGAAACTCAAAGCAAATAATGTTACCACACAAAAACAGTGTGTACAATTTTAATCGAAACATTCGTTTAAAGCCAGGGTTGGACGGAGCAATCTTGAATCGaatgaaaactaaaactaagTGGCTGCGAACTAAACAGAACAAATTAGTAATGATCTGCCTAGATGGAATGTCTGTTAAATCAGAACTGACTTATTGTGCTAAGTCCGACACGTTCTATGGATTTTCGGATTACGGTACTGTAAAGAAGGTCGAAAGGAATGATCCTACAAAACTGGCAACTGAAGCAGTTGTAATAATGGTCTCTGGGATATACAGTAGATTCAAGCAGGTGTgtaaaatgattatttattcaacttgttttgttttaattttagttCCATGA
- the LOC131428968 gene encoding uncharacterized protein LOC131428968, producing the protein MKLTRKSIIAIRDTGLIPIALVMDQSTTNQKMIREAGGTAEHPIIQVDNEDIAVMFDPPHLLKNARNALYKYNAVFEDQIASFNHIKLLFETDVASTLRLAPKLLYKAIQLPPFSKMNVSIATRTLSESCAIAIRHYVEIGSLPTAALQSASFIALHDKLFDTFNSKERYVNSIGKPYRTPITDNSVHLKFLEETQRVFKTMYYTVNTCFNIKTAKKLSRALTSAQKRPVYLKGFIGNINALKWILNTLKEQYSCNYLCTNPLCQDCLENFFSEIRRRCGFNEAPNAFQFCTAFKYAMISSSKSSNISNDGMNCENDRLPFFLNEEDLEETFTAVSNTPTFDFEPLNVDAPYQFLAKDINALIYIIGAAVHKLPHARCRSVLKIEQDNASSHNEDYAFCKLKSQFSFRQINIPNNKLYDIGLVSFAKTC; encoded by the exons ATGAAGCTCACAAGAAAAAGTATTATTGCTATTCGTGATACCGGACTCATACCGATAGCTCTGGTGATGGATCAGTCTACAACAAATCAAAAAATGATTCGTGAAGCTGGCGGAACTGCTGAACATCCAATAATACAAGTTGACAACGAAGATATAGCCGTTATGTTTGATCCACCCCATTTGTTGAAAAATGCACGAAATGCACTTTATAAGTACAACGCTGTATTCGAAGACCAGATAGCCTCATTTAATCACATCAAGCTTCTTTTTGAAACTGACGTGGCATCCACGTTGCGTTTAGCTCCCAAACTTCTTTATAAAGCTATTCAACTTCCACCATTTTCGAAAATGAATGTTTCTATAGCAACACGTACGTTAAGCGAATCATGTGCTATTGCCATTCGACATTATGTGGAAATAGGATCACTACCAACAGCAGCACTACAATCAGCGTCTTTCATCGCACTCCACGATAAACTATTCGATACATTCAATTCGAAAGAACGTTACGTGAATTCAATTGGCAAG CCTTACAGAACTCCAATAACAGACAATTCTGTGCATCTTAAATTTCTAGAGGAAACACAACGAGTCTTCAAGACAATGTACTATACTGTAAATACGTGCTTCAACattaaaaca GCAAAAAAATTGTCCAGAGCACTAACTAGTGCCCAAAAACGTCCGGTATACCTTAAAGGTTTTATAGGGAACATCAACGCTTTGAAGTGGATTTTGAACACGCTAAAAGAACAATACAGCTGCAATTATTTATGCACAAACCCACTGTGCCAGGACTGCTTggagaactttttttctgaaattcgacgcCGTTGTGGGTTTAATGAAGCTCCTAATGCTTTCCAAttttgcactgcatttaaatatGCCATGATATCATCCAGTAAATCAAGTAACATCTCCAATGATGGCATGAATTGTGAGAACGATAGGCTTCCATTTTTCCTGAATGAGGAAGATCTTGAAGAAACTTTCACGGCGGTGTCAAACACTCCCACATTTGATTTCGAACCATTAAATGTTGATGCACCCTATCAGTTCCTCGCGAAGGACATAAACGCATTGATATATATCATTGGAGCAGCAGTTCATAAACTGCCTCATGCAAGATGTCGTTCAGTGTTGAAAATTGAACAGGATAACGCTTCCTCGCATAATGAAGATTACGCGTTTTGcaaattaaaatctcaattttcttTTCGTCAGATTAATATTCCTAACAACAAACTGTATGATATTGGATTAGTTTCATTTGCC aaAACATGTTAA